In Chitinivorax sp. PXF-14, a single window of DNA contains:
- a CDS encoding diguanylate cyclase, translating into MTAKLADDRLSILIVAEQDVAGPFAAELARRGDKVRQTADPAGAVALTVASSPDLVLVAPQASLLSELVGSLRDNMQGQPPLVIALVDFAQHGQIEAALQAGVDDVLPRQLNPSLLLAKLRWLRSVRPFSGRPVAMVTDRAHGGLDPVTGLPNRFLFDDRLNHALYRAKRELFKVATLLIDLDGFRQVNERYGEEACELVLRQIGARLLAALRKTDTIARIGRDKFAVLLERAEQQDDVAMLARRFIDRVNLPVEFGGVPLTLGASVGVALFPIDGSDAEQLHKAMDLAMYKAKTNGKNTYAFISERQEQDICMLNPS; encoded by the coding sequence ATGACCGCCAAGCTCGCCGACGACAGATTGTCGATTCTGATCGTCGCGGAACAGGACGTTGCCGGCCCGTTTGCCGCAGAGCTGGCGCGGCGCGGCGACAAGGTCAGGCAGACGGCCGACCCGGCCGGTGCCGTGGCGCTGACGGTGGCATCGTCGCCCGATCTGGTGCTGGTGGCACCGCAGGCATCGCTGTTGAGCGAGCTGGTCGGATCGTTGCGCGACAATATGCAGGGCCAGCCGCCGCTGGTCATCGCGCTGGTCGATTTCGCCCAGCATGGGCAGATCGAGGCCGCGCTGCAGGCCGGCGTCGACGACGTGCTGCCGCGCCAGCTGAACCCGAGCCTGCTGCTCGCCAAGTTGCGCTGGCTGCGCAGCGTGCGGCCGTTCTCGGGGCGGCCGGTGGCGATGGTCACCGACCGCGCCCACGGCGGGCTGGACCCGGTCACCGGCCTGCCCAACCGCTTCCTCTTCGACGACCGGCTCAACCACGCGCTGTACCGTGCCAAGCGCGAGCTGTTCAAGGTCGCCACGCTGCTGATCGATCTGGACGGCTTCCGCCAGGTCAACGAGCGCTATGGCGAGGAAGCCTGCGAGCTGGTGCTGCGCCAGATCGGCGCACGGCTGCTGGCGGCGCTGCGCAAGACCGACACCATCGCACGCATCGGCCGCGACAAGTTCGCGGTGCTGCTCGAACGGGCCGAGCAGCAGGACGATGTCGCCATGCTGGCGCGGCGTTTCATCGACCGCGTGAACCTGCCGGTCGAATTCGGCGGCGTACCGCTGACGCTCGGCGCCAGCGTGGGGGTTGCCCTGTTCCCGATCGACGGCAGCGATGCCGAACAGCTGCACAAGGCCATGGACCTGGCGATGTACAAGGCCAAGACCAACGGCAAGAACACCTATGCCTTCATCAGCGAGCGGCAGGAGCAGGATATCTGCATGCTCAACCCCTCGTGA